One window of the Triticum dicoccoides isolate Atlit2015 ecotype Zavitan chromosome 3B, WEW_v2.0, whole genome shotgun sequence genome contains the following:
- the LOC119277316 gene encoding UDP-glycosyltransferase 87A1-like, translating to MTPLHKSTPPISHRSPQNQAMATSATAARHMVALPYPGRGHINPMLAVCRLLVAADGALTVTVVVTEEWHGLLASAGVTPTLPDRVHLATIPNVIPSEHGRGADHGGFIEAVNCKMGEPVERLLDRLALELGRRPDAIVADTYLQWAVAAGARRGIPVCSLWTQPATFFLALCHLDLWQPAVEGVSDKELSCKSLEQYVPGLSSVRLSDIKIFLAWKGPIKIAAEAFVNVRKAQGVLFTSFHELEPSSMSKIAELLPCPIYPIGPSILRAPDNEEKARDEEHRRWLDAQPENSVLYVSFGSFVAMPPKQFEEIAVGLRDSAVRFFWVARDRATDGLREMCGDRGLPVPWCDQQEVLRHPSVGGFLSHCGWNSVLEAVCAGVPVLGFPVAWDQLVNARMVADEWKAGIDLREQRGKDGIVSRAAVSAAARKLMDLDSGAGQEMRTRAAQLREASRGAVIEGGSSHRSLTGFLEDLGKGKLDVPESSA from the exons ATGACCCCGTTACATAAGAGTACTCCACCGATCTCTCACCGCAGTCCGCAGAATCAAGCAATGGCCACGTCCGCAACGGCGGCTCGGCACATGGTCGCTTTGCCGTATCCAGGCCGCGGCCACATCAACCCCATGCTAGCCGTGTGCCGCCTGCTCGTCGCCGCGGACGGCGCCCTCACCGTCACCGTCGTCGTCACGGAGGAGTGGCAtgggctgctggcctccgccggggTGACCCCCACGCTGCCGGACCGCGTCCACCTCGCCACCATCCCCAACGTCATCCCCTCCGAGCACGGCCGCGGGGCCGACCACGGCGGCTTCATCGAGGCCGTAAACTGCAAGATGGGGGAGCCCGTCGAGCGGCTGCTCGACCGGCTGGCGCTGGAGCTGGGGCGGAGGCCAGACGCTATCGTGGCCGACACGTACCTGCAGTGGGCGGTGGCGGCCGGCGCGCGGCGCGGCATACCGGTGTGCTCGCTTTGGACCCAGCCGGCCACGTTCTTCTTGGCGCTCTGCCATTTGGACCTGTGGCAACCTGCGGTTGAAGGTGTCAGCGACAAAG AACTAAGCTGCAAGTCATTGGAGCAATATGTCCCGGGCCTCTCATCAGTAAGGTTGTCTGATATCAAGATCTTCCTCGCCTGGAAGGGGCCAATCAAAATAGCAGCGGAGGCGTTCGTCAACGTACGCAAAGCGCAGGGCGTCCTCTTCACCTCCTTCCACGAGCTCGAGCCCAGTTCCATGAGCAAAATAGCAGAGTTGCTTCCCTGCCCCATCTATCCAATCGGCCCTTCAATCCTGCGTGCGCCGGACAACGAAGAGAAGGCCCGTGACGAGGAGCACCGGCGCTGGCTGGATGCGCAGCCGGAGAACTCGGTGCTGTACGTCTCGTTCGGCAGCTTCGTCGCCATGCCGCCCAAGCAGTTCGAGGAGATCGCCGTGGGGCTGCGCGACAGCGCGGTCAGGTTCTTCTGGGTGGCCCGGGACAGGGCCACCGACGGCCTCAGGGAGATGTGCGGCGACAGGGGGCTGCCGGTGCCGTGGTGCGACCAGCAGGAGGTGCTGCGCCACCCGTCCGTCGGCGGCTTCCTCAGCCACTGCGGGTGGAACTCGGTGCTCGAGGCCGTGTGCGCCGGAGTGCCGGTGCTTGGCTTCCCCGTCGCGTGGGATCAGCTGGTGAACGCCCGGATGGTCGCCGACGAATGGAAGGCCGGCATCGAcctgagggagcagagggggaaggATGGGATCGTGAGCAGGGCCGCGGTCTCTGCTGCCGCCAGGAAGCTGATGGATTTGGACAGTGGTGCCGGCCAAGAGATGAGGACAAGGGCTGCGCAGCTGCGCGAGGCTTCCCGTGGTGCGGTCATCGAAGGCGGCTCGTCCCATCGTTCTTTGACCGGTTTCCTCGAGGATCTCGGCAAGGGAAAACTGGACGTCCCTGAAAGTTCTGCGTGA